From the Clupea harengus chromosome 15, Ch_v2.0.2, whole genome shotgun sequence genome, one window contains:
- the LOC105911217 gene encoding L-rhamnose-binding lectin CSL3-like: QLQFFTCLSKYNVWPSNPGSNVIHIKKANYGRTDETTCSSGRPAHQLSNTNCYAPTTLPIISERCEGRTTCLLQASNSIFSDPCFGTYKYLDISYSCVPPSKEPEHLITTILHYTPNTFSLTLILTIL; the protein is encoded by the exons caACTGCAATTTTTTACCTGCTTGTCAAAATATAACGTCTGGCCTTCCAACCCAGGTTCAAACGTAATCCATATCAAGAAAGCCAATTATGGCCGGACAGATGAAACTACCTGCTCTTCTGGGCGACCTGCACATCAGCTCAGCAATACCAACTGCTATGCTCCCACAACACTCCCTATAATAAGTGAAAG atgtgaaggaagaacGACATGCCTTCTGCAGGCCtcaaacagcatcttctctgatccgtgttttggcacctacaagtaccttgacatctcctacagctgtgttcctccaagtaaAGAACCGGAGCATCTCATCACCACAATCTTACACTACACTCCAAACACGTTCAGTCTAACTTTAATTTTAACAATTCTATAA